The sequence CTTGATGGGGCGCAAGAAGGTCGGCCCGGCTGAGATCGACACCGGCCTGCTCACCGGCTCCTGGCGGCGTCTGGTGCTGTCCGCGCCGCACGTGGAGCCGGGCACCGTGGACTGGAAGGCGTACGCGTTCTGCGTGCTGGAACAGTTGCACCGGATGCTGCGCCGGAGGGAGGTGTTCGCGAAGAACTCCTCCAAGTGGGGCGATCCCCGCGCGAAGCTGCTGAATGGGGACGCGTGGGAGCAGGCCAAGCCCACCGTGCTGGCGTCGCTCGGTCTGCCCGCCGGGGCGGGTGAGCACCTGGCGGCGCGGGCCGCGCTGCTGGACGGCACCTACCGTGAGGTGGCCGGGCGGGTGCCAGCGAACTCGCAGATCGTGTTCGACGACGACGGCCGTCTGCACTTCGCCGCCCTGGAGCCGGAGCCCGAACCCGCCTCCCTGCGCCAGCTGCGGGAGGCGGTGGAGGCGATGCTGCCCCGGGTCGACCTGCCGGAGGCGCTGCTGGAGGTGTTCTCGTGGACCGGCGCCGACCAGGCGTTCACCTCGGTCACCGGAGGCGAGGCGAGGCTGAAGGACCTGCACGTGACGGTCGTCGCGCTGCTGGTCGCGCACAGCTGCAACGTTGGCTACACCCCGGTCATCGGGGCCGCGGACGCCCTGAAGTACGGCCGCCTGTCCCATGTCGACCAGACGTATCTGCGGCTGGCGACGTACCGGGCGCCGAACGCCACGCTGATCGACTGCCAGGCGTCGATCCCGCTCGCGCAGGCGTGGGGCGGCGGCCTGGTCGCCTCAGTGGACGGCATGCGGTTCGTCGTGCCCGTGCCGTCGGTGTACGCCCGGCCGAACCCGAAGTACTTCGGGCGCCGGGGCGGCGCCACCTGGCTCAACATGATCAACGACCAAGCGGCGGGGCTGGGCGGGAAGGTCGTGGCCGGCACCCCGCGCGACTCGCTGTACGTACTGGACGTCCTCTACGACCGCGACGGCGGCAAGCGCCCCGAGATGATCGTCACCGACACCGCCTCTTACAGCGACATTGTCTTCGGGCTGCTCACCCTGGCGGGGTTCGCGTACGCGCCGCAGCTCGCGGGCCTGCCGGACCAGAAGATGTGGCGCATCGACCGCACCGCCGACTACAGCGCCTTCCAGGACGCCGCCCGCGGCCGGATCGACCTCGCCCGGATCGAACGGCACTGGGAGGACATCCTTCGGATCATCGGCTCCATCCACACCGGGGCCGTGCGCGCGTACGACGTGATCCGGATGCTGTCCCGCGACGGCCGCCCCACGCCGCTCGGCGACGCGATCGCCCACTACGGGCGGATCGCCAAGACCCTGCACATCCTGCGCCTGGCCGACGAGCCCGGCTACCGCCGCCAGATCACGATGCAGGCCAACCTCCAGGAGGGCCGCCACGCCCTCGCCCGGAAGATCTTCCATGGGAAGCAGGGGCAGCTGTACCAGCGCTACCAGGACGGCATGGAGGACCAGATCGGCGCCCTGGGCCTGGTCCTCAACACCCTTGTGCTCTTCAACACGCGGTACATGGACGCCGCGGTGAATCAGCTGCGCGCGGATGGCTTCGACGTCCGTGACGAGGACATGGCCCGCCTCTCGCCGTTCGTCAGGCATCACATCAACATGCTCGGCCGGTACTCCTTCCAGCTTCCCGACCTGCCCGGTGGCCTGCGCCCGCTGCGCGACCCGGACGCCACCGACGAGGAATGACCGGGTCCTGGCCCGCACCGCCGGACGGGAGGACCATGGAGGTACGTCCGGCGGTGCGGCCAGTGCGGCATGGTGCGGGCGTTCTGGTTGCGACGCCGGGGCGGCGCGTGCTCGTCAGGGTGTCTTTGGGCGCGGGGCGTCCGCCGGTCTGTCGTGTGCTGTACCGGCGGACTCGGTGTGTGAGAGTGCGGCGAGGAGCCGCAGTTTCTCGTCGCTGTCGCTGTCCTTGTCGGGGTAGTAGACGACGAGGATGACGTCGCCGATGGCGAGTTTGTCGCGGTGGAGGCGTAGTTCACCGGCAACGGGGTGGTGGACGGTGGTCGTGCCTCCGTCGAGACTGCGGACGTCATGGCGGGCCCACAGGGTGCGGAACCGCTGACTGGACAGTGCGAGTTCTCCGACGAGTTCGACGAACCGGGGGTTGTCGGTGTCGTCCCCGATGGTGGTGCGAAGGGCGGCGACAGAATCCGCGGTGGCCTTCGTCCAGTCCTGTTGGAATGCCTGTTCCTCGGGGTCGAGGAGGAGGGAGAGCAGCCGGTTCTTGCCGGGCTGCAGGCGGGGGGAGAGCGCGACCGCCATGGGGTTGGAGGCTAGGACATCGAACGCGCGCCCTTCGACGAACGCGGGGATCTGAAGGTGGGCGAGCAGCTCGTGCACGCGCGCCGGTACGTGCTCGGGCCGCTTGCGCCGCGGCGCCCTGGGGCGTGCCGCCGCGAGGCCGAGCAGATACGTCCGCTCGATGTCGTCGAGCTGCAGGACCCGCGCGAGTGATTCGAGGACCTGCGGTGAGGGGTTCTTGTCACGGCCCCGTTCCAGGCGCAGGTAGTAGTCGGGACTGATTCCGGCGAGCAGGGCGACTTCCTCACGGCGCAGGCCGGGCACGCGGCGGTTGCCCCCGGGCGGGAGTCCTGCCTGCTCCGGGGAGACCAGCTCACGCCGGGCACGAAGGTAGCTGCCGAGCCGGTTGCCGGATTCCTCATCCTTCATACCGACACCGTAATGCGGTGCGCGTGTCCCAGAGGGGGCCCTGGCAGGACCAGGGAAGACGGGGGCCCTGCCACACCCGGCGGATGCCGTCAAGACTGCGATAGCACTGTTTTGAAAGAGACAGAG is a genomic window of Streptomyces sp. Edi2 containing:
- a CDS encoding Tn3 family transposase gives rise to the protein MAIEFLSDQQAAQYVAFNGVPSRAELERYFFLDDSDLEKVQAKRRAHNRLGFAVQLTSVRYLGRFMPDPRQVPAEVAEYLAEQLGIADSSCLKEYGERDGTARTHAGEIQEAGGWRDFAEVRDELSQWLDARAWTTGDGPKSLFDAAAGWLRERRVLLPGASRLARLVGTIREAANNRLWDTLYGLLSTGQRAVPDSLLSVPPGARVSELDRLRRGPVRISGPQMKWALERAEEIAAFGMGEVDVSAIPPRRLAELSRYGIDGKASLLKRHGDSRRLATLLATSVYLTSRAVDDALDLLEVLIATKLLARAERETAKAKLKTLPRVERASAKLAAAFQIVFDSTGEQVDTDTGEITPPEVETLEAMWERIEQVVPRHELAAAIAALFELTPPLDSDADEAWRTQLVTRFGTVRPFLKLLVTVVDFGATPEGLPVLEALKSLPDLMGRKKVGPAEIDTGLLTGSWRRLVLSAPHVEPGTVDWKAYAFCVLEQLHRMLRRREVFAKNSSKWGDPRAKLLNGDAWEQAKPTVLASLGLPAGAGEHLAARAALLDGTYREVAGRVPANSQIVFDDDGRLHFAALEPEPEPASLRQLREAVEAMLPRVDLPEALLEVFSWTGADQAFTSVTGGEARLKDLHVTVVALLVAHSCNVGYTPVIGAADALKYGRLSHVDQTYLRLATYRAPNATLIDCQASIPLAQAWGGGLVASVDGMRFVVPVPSVYARPNPKYFGRRGGATWLNMINDQAAGLGGKVVAGTPRDSLYVLDVLYDRDGGKRPEMIVTDTASYSDIVFGLLTLAGFAYAPQLAGLPDQKMWRIDRTADYSAFQDAARGRIDLARIERHWEDILRIIGSIHTGAVRAYDVIRMLSRDGRPTPLGDAIAHYGRIAKTLHILRLADEPGYRRQITMQANLQEGRHALARKIFHGKQGQLYQRYQDGMEDQIGALGLVLNTLVLFNTRYMDAAVNQLRADGFDVRDEDMARLSPFVRHHINMLGRYSFQLPDLPGGLRPLRDPDATDEE
- a CDS encoding helix-turn-helix transcriptional regulator — translated: MKDEESGNRLGSYLRARRELVSPEQAGLPPGGNRRVPGLRREEVALLAGISPDYYLRLERGRDKNPSPQVLESLARVLQLDDIERTYLLGLAAARPRAPRRKRPEHVPARVHELLAHLQIPAFVEGRAFDVLASNPMAVALSPRLQPGKNRLLSLLLDPEEQAFQQDWTKATADSVAALRTTIGDDTDNPRFVELVGELALSSQRFRTLWARHDVRSLDGGTTTVHHPVAGELRLHRDKLAIGDVILVVYYPDKDSDSDEKLRLLAALSHTESAGTAHDRPADAPRPKTP